A window of Komagataeibacter medellinensis NBRC 3288 contains these coding sequences:
- the dapF gene encoding diaminopimelate epimerase: MMTGFLKMHGLGNDFVVVDERTHRHDLTPARIAALSDRHTGIGCDQFVTLRPACAEGADVFVRFFNADGSESGACGNASRCVADLVARETGRAQVGLQTRAGVLAATLVRPGVVRVDMGVPAQGWADVPLAKAMDTLHLPIPGDPAAVSMGNPHATFFLSAPDAVDPCVAGPELEHHPLFPERANIGFAHVMGRDAMRLRVWERGSGLTRACGSGACAAVVNAIRRGLVERTCTVQMDGGELTITWRESDGHVLMTGPATTSFTGTFNPEDYPR, from the coding sequence ATGATGACCGGTTTTCTCAAGATGCACGGGCTGGGTAATGATTTTGTGGTGGTGGATGAACGCACCCACCGCCATGACCTGACACCTGCCCGCATTGCAGCCCTTAGTGACCGGCATACGGGTATTGGCTGCGACCAGTTCGTGACCCTGCGCCCGGCCTGTGCGGAAGGTGCTGATGTGTTCGTACGCTTCTTCAATGCTGATGGTTCGGAATCCGGTGCATGCGGCAATGCCTCGCGCTGCGTGGCCGATCTTGTGGCGCGTGAGACCGGACGCGCGCAGGTCGGGTTGCAGACCCGTGCGGGCGTGCTGGCTGCGACCCTTGTGCGGCCGGGCGTGGTGCGGGTGGATATGGGTGTGCCCGCGCAGGGCTGGGCCGATGTGCCGCTGGCCAAAGCCATGGACACGCTGCACCTGCCCATACCTGGGGACCCCGCAGCGGTGTCCATGGGCAACCCGCATGCTACGTTCTTCCTGTCCGCGCCCGATGCGGTGGACCCGTGCGTGGCGGGGCCGGAACTTGAACATCACCCGCTGTTTCCTGAACGCGCCAATATCGGTTTTGCCCATGTCATGGGACGTGACGCCATGCGGCTGCGGGTATGGGAACGCGGCAGCGGCCTGACGCGGGCGTGCGGATCGGGCGCATGTGCCGCCGTGGTCAATGCCATACGCCGTGGACTGGTGGAGCGGACCTGTACCGTGCAGATGGATGGCGGCGAACTGACCATCACATGGCGTGAAAGCGACGGACATGTGTTGATGACCGGTCCCGCCACCACCAGTTTTACCGGCACGTTCAACCCCGAAGACTATCCCCGATGA
- a CDS encoding VOC family protein, protein MARMIHSMIRVRDAAASLAFYETAFGLKVADQLVFDTFTLIYLSNAEQTFELELTVNHDRTTPYDLGDGYGHLAVSVADVDAEHVRLVAAGLSPLAIKDMSCGDRFVGRFFFITDPDGYKIEVLQRGRPGRFV, encoded by the coding sequence ATGGCCCGTATGATCCATTCCATGATCCGCGTGCGTGATGCGGCGGCAAGCCTTGCCTTCTATGAAACCGCTTTTGGCCTGAAAGTGGCTGACCAGCTTGTTTTTGATACCTTTACCCTTATCTACCTCTCGAACGCTGAACAGACGTTTGAACTGGAACTGACCGTAAACCATGACCGGACCACGCCCTATGATCTGGGTGATGGTTATGGCCACTTGGCGGTATCGGTTGCCGATGTGGATGCGGAACATGTCCGGCTTGTCGCTGCCGGTCTATCACCGCTGGCAATAAAGGACATGTCGTGCGGGGATCGGTTTGTAGGGCGGTTCTTCTTCATAACCGACCCTGATGGTTACAAGATTGAGGTTCTGCAGCGCGGCAGGCCGGGGCGTTTTGTCTGA
- a CDS encoding ABC transporter ATP-binding protein, with amino-acid sequence MSCADILLCMDHVGFQRGRRGVLHDLSFSVNRGELVALLGPNGAGKTTLLRLLLGLARPDGGEVWLEGQPMATWSRREIARRIAYVPQGHVPLFPYSVRDIVGMGRLAEAPFAPHLREADRDAVAHALGELAITHLADRAYTDLSGGERQAVLLARALAQGAGMLVLDEPETGLDYGQKQRLYALLRRLAGQGHAIIATTHDPIQAACVFDRALLLRHGRLMADGAAADLLLDEAMLARLYASG; translated from the coding sequence ATGAGTTGTGCCGATATCCTGCTGTGCATGGACCATGTGGGCTTTCAGCGTGGCAGGCGCGGCGTGCTGCATGACCTTTCGTTTTCCGTAAACCGCGGTGAGCTTGTGGCCCTGCTGGGGCCTAATGGCGCGGGCAAGACCACGCTTTTGCGCCTGCTGCTGGGGCTTGCGCGGCCCGATGGCGGGGAGGTCTGGCTGGAGGGGCAGCCGATGGCGACCTGGTCGCGGCGTGAGATCGCACGCCGCATTGCCTATGTGCCGCAGGGGCATGTGCCGCTGTTTCCCTATAGTGTGCGCGACATCGTAGGCATGGGGCGACTGGCGGAGGCACCCTTCGCCCCCCACCTGCGGGAAGCCGACCGGGATGCGGTGGCCCATGCGCTGGGGGAACTGGCCATTACCCATCTGGCTGATCGTGCCTACACTGACCTTTCGGGTGGCGAACGGCAGGCCGTGCTGCTGGCACGTGCGTTGGCGCAGGGGGCGGGCATGCTGGTGCTCGATGAGCCGGAAACCGGGCTGGATTACGGACAGAAGCAGCGGTTGTATGCTCTGCTGCGCCGTCTTGCGGGGCAGGGGCATGCCATCATCGCCACCACGCATGACCCGATTCAGGCCGCCTGCGTGTTTGACCGTGCGCTGTTGCTGCGCCATGGCCGCCTGATGGCCGATGGAGCTGCCGCCGACCTGCTGCTGGATGAAGCCATGCTGGCACGGCTCTATGCTTCAGGCTGA
- a CDS encoding ABC transporter substrate-binding protein, with the protein MVNRGMGHAGIRALACLMVAGMVAHRPAMARDVTDMAGTIQSVPDQPARIADLWFAHNELVLMLGGAGQIAMTVDRPQARPWMYTVFPVLFQARVVNGPQVTAEALLRDRVDLVFVPDATATITAFRGVGVPTLMASFHDVAGLLRVVDMTATALGTSQAHDTATRYRQMMTQSVNDVRDRLTHVPAGARPRVLHVQSLHPLRVDGADSIVDEWISLAGGRNAATGVSGNMKPVSIEQVAAWDPDVIILGPDSGTPDAGVQAAWQNLRAVREGHVHQNPSGAFTWDRYGSELPLQIRWAAKTLHPELFADLDPVAMTRDFYHTWFHYELSAEQAQLILAARPPQPLPHPPAGLHP; encoded by the coding sequence ATGGTGAACAGGGGTATGGGGCATGCAGGGATCAGGGCGCTGGCCTGCCTCATGGTGGCTGGCATGGTCGCCCACCGTCCCGCCATGGCACGCGACGTGACCGACATGGCGGGCACCATCCAGTCCGTGCCGGACCAACCGGCGCGGATTGCCGATCTGTGGTTTGCCCATAACGAACTGGTGCTCATGCTGGGTGGTGCGGGGCAGATTGCCATGACCGTGGACCGCCCGCAGGCGCGGCCATGGATGTACACCGTCTTTCCCGTGCTGTTCCAGGCGCGCGTCGTCAACGGGCCGCAGGTCACTGCCGAGGCCCTGCTGCGCGACCGGGTTGACCTTGTTTTCGTGCCTGACGCAACGGCCACCATCACGGCCTTTCGGGGGGTGGGCGTGCCGACGCTCATGGCCTCTTTCCACGATGTGGCAGGACTGCTGCGGGTGGTGGACATGACCGCAACCGCACTTGGCACCTCCCAGGCGCATGATACTGCTACCCGCTATCGCCAGATGATGACGCAGAGCGTCAATGACGTGCGTGACCGCCTGACGCATGTCCCGGCCGGGGCAAGGCCGCGCGTGCTGCATGTGCAGTCGCTCCACCCGCTGCGCGTGGATGGGGCGGACAGTATTGTTGATGAATGGATCAGCCTTGCCGGTGGCCGGAACGCCGCAACGGGGGTGAGCGGGAACATGAAGCCCGTCTCCATCGAGCAGGTGGCGGCGTGGGACCCCGATGTCATCATTCTTGGTCCCGACTCCGGCACGCCTGATGCGGGGGTGCAGGCGGCATGGCAGAACCTGCGCGCGGTGCGTGAGGGGCATGTGCACCAGAATCCGTCGGGTGCCTTTACATGGGACCGCTATGGCAGCGAATTGCCTTTGCAGATCCGTTGGGCGGCAAAGACCCTTCATCCCGAACTGTTTGCCGATCTCGACCCTGTAGCCATGACACGGGATTTCTACCACACGTGGTTCCATTATGAACTGAGTGCGGAGCAGGCACAGCTTATTCTGGCCGCCCGCCCACCACAGCCCCTGCCGCACCCCCCGGCAGGCCTGCACCCGTGA
- the mtaB gene encoding tRNA (N(6)-L-threonylcarbamoyladenosine(37)-C(2))-methylthiotransferase MtaB → MKKPEILTFGCRLNTYESEVMRNHAAALDNVVIVNTCAVTGEAERQARQAVRRAHRERPDARIVVTGCAAQIDPDRWAALPGVTRVLGNREKLEAASWSEMALGEGNAVSDIMAARETAPHLVTEFAGRTRAFVEVQQGCDHRCTFCIIPFGRGPSRSVPVGVVVEQVRALVRSGYREVVLTGVDITSWGHDLPGKPLLGQLCRRLLALVPELERLRLSSVDPVEIDEDIWKLLESEPRFMPYLHLSLQAGSDIILKRMKRRHLTADAAGVVARARSLRPDIGIGADIIAGFPTEDEGLFEQTLDFVRTNALPYLHVFPYSERPGTPAARMPAIAVPARKERAARLRAAGAQAAHDFHARLMGRTLRVLMETDTAGHSEEFAPVRLADGVVSVAGRIETVRAAAVDDNGLVAEIL, encoded by the coding sequence ATGAAGAAGCCTGAAATTCTGACCTTCGGCTGCCGCCTCAACACATATGAGAGCGAGGTAATGCGCAACCACGCAGCCGCGTTGGACAATGTGGTGATCGTGAACACATGCGCGGTGACGGGCGAGGCCGAGCGCCAGGCCCGCCAGGCCGTGCGCCGCGCCCACCGCGAGCGGCCTGATGCGCGTATTGTAGTGACCGGTTGCGCCGCCCAGATCGATCCCGATCGCTGGGCGGCCCTGCCGGGCGTGACCCGCGTACTGGGCAACCGTGAGAAGCTGGAAGCCGCAAGCTGGAGCGAGATGGCGCTGGGTGAAGGCAATGCCGTATCCGACATCATGGCGGCACGCGAGACGGCCCCCCATCTGGTAACCGAGTTTGCCGGCCGCACCCGTGCCTTCGTGGAGGTGCAGCAGGGCTGCGATCACCGCTGCACCTTCTGCATCATTCCCTTCGGGCGCGGACCGTCGCGTTCCGTGCCGGTGGGGGTTGTGGTGGAGCAGGTGCGCGCCCTTGTGCGTTCGGGCTACCGCGAAGTGGTGCTGACCGGTGTGGACATTACATCATGGGGGCATGACCTGCCCGGCAAGCCCCTGCTGGGGCAGTTGTGCCGCAGGCTGCTGGCGCTGGTGCCGGAACTGGAGCGGCTGCGCCTGTCCTCGGTCGATCCGGTGGAGATTGATGAGGACATATGGAAGCTGCTGGAAAGCGAGCCGCGCTTCATGCCTTACCTGCATCTGTCACTACAGGCAGGCAGCGACATCATCCTCAAGCGCATGAAGCGCCGCCACCTTACCGCGGATGCGGCGGGTGTTGTGGCGCGGGCGCGGTCCTTGCGGCCCGATATCGGCATCGGGGCGGATATCATCGCCGGTTTCCCGACCGAGGATGAGGGCCTGTTTGAACAGACACTCGATTTTGTGCGTACCAATGCGCTGCCCTACCTGCATGTCTTTCCCTATAGTGAGCGTCCGGGCACGCCGGCCGCCCGCATGCCCGCCATTGCTGTGCCCGCGCGCAAGGAACGCGCAGCGCGGCTGCGGGCCGCAGGCGCACAGGCGGCGCATGATTTCCATGCACGACTCATGGGGCGCACGCTACGGGTTCTGATGGAAACGGACACGGCGGGCCATAGCGAGGAATTCGCTCCTGTAAGGCTGGCGGATGGCGTGGTGTCCGTGGCCGGGCGCATCGAGACGGTGCGCGCGGCGGCGGTTGACGATAACGGACTGGTTGCGGAAATTCTCTGA
- the gcvP gene encoding aminomethyl-transferring glycine dehydrogenase, protein MLAVTSSSRSSSSLWHDVGDDGGAFCTRHVGPGAHDVAGMLRVVGADTLDSLMAQTVPGSIRLDGAMGLGAGVPEHVALARLRAIADENRVLTSLIGQGYYGTILPGVIQRNVLENPAWYTAYTPYQPEISQGRLEALLNFQTLVMELTGLDVANASLLDEGTAAAEAMAMARRVAKSRANAFFVDADCHPQTIAVIRTRAEPMGWQVVVGNPATDLDAGAVFGAVFQYPGSSGEIRDPRPWITALHAAGAVAALCADPLALMLLQSPGVLGADIAVGSMQRYGMPMGAGGPHAAYMAVRDAFRRNIPGRIVGVSIDTRGKPAYRLALQTREQHIRREKATSNICTAQALPAIVSSMYALYHGPVGLKAIAARVHRLACLLAAGLRALGADVVTHAFFDTITLNTGAQTGAVMARALAAGMNLRRVDDAHVGISLDETTTPEIVRAIWSSVSGDGARVAAMESGLADAPDAIPASLARTGGLLAQPIFSACRSETDMLRYLRRLADRDLALDRSMIPLGSCTMKLNATAEMLPITWPEFCDIHPFAPADQMRGYARLFADLERMLCQISGYDAVSLQPNSGAQGEFAGLMAIRGYHRARGEAGRDVCLIPASAHGTNPASAQMAGMKVVVVACDAQGNVDMADLKAKVAKHADQLAAIMITYPSTHGVFEENVREICEQVHAAGGQVYVDGANLNAQVGLAQPGVYGGDVSHFNLHKTFCIPHGGGGPGMGPIGVGAHLAPYLPGAPQLGGANAISAAPFGSADVLPISWMYMVMMGDAGLKRATEIAILNSNYIAARLSDHYPVLYRGANGRVAHECILDLRPLKDATGVTVDDIAKRLIDHGFHAPTVSFPVAGTFMIEPTESESRAELDRFCDAMIAIRVEIAAVENGALGVEDSPLRHAPHTVRDLTDADWVRAYDRAVACLPGGMNPASKYWSPVNRLDNAYGDRNLVCSCPDISTYAD, encoded by the coding sequence ATGCTGGCCGTGACGTCTTCCTCCCGTAGTTCTTCTTCCCTGTGGCATGATGTGGGTGATGATGGGGGTGCGTTCTGCACCCGCCATGTCGGTCCCGGTGCGCATGACGTGGCCGGGATGCTGCGTGTGGTGGGCGCTGACACGCTTGACAGCCTGATGGCGCAGACCGTGCCGGGCAGCATCCGCCTGGATGGGGCGATGGGCCTTGGCGCGGGTGTGCCCGAGCACGTGGCGCTGGCCCGCCTGCGCGCCATTGCGGATGAGAACCGCGTGCTGACCTCGCTCATCGGGCAGGGCTATTACGGCACCATCCTGCCCGGCGTGATCCAGCGCAACGTACTGGAAAACCCGGCCTGGTACACGGCCTATACCCCCTATCAGCCCGAGATTAGCCAGGGGCGGCTCGAAGCGCTGCTGAACTTCCAGACACTGGTTATGGAACTGACCGGGCTGGACGTGGCCAATGCATCGCTGCTGGATGAGGGCACGGCGGCGGCCGAAGCCATGGCCATGGCGCGACGCGTGGCGAAAAGCAGGGCAAACGCCTTTTTTGTTGATGCCGACTGCCACCCGCAGACCATTGCGGTCATCCGCACCCGCGCCGAGCCGATGGGCTGGCAGGTTGTGGTGGGCAATCCCGCAACCGATCTGGATGCGGGCGCGGTATTTGGCGCGGTGTTCCAGTATCCCGGCTCATCAGGTGAAATCCGCGATCCGCGCCCGTGGATCACGGCGCTGCATGCCGCCGGTGCGGTTGCCGCCCTGTGTGCCGATCCGCTGGCGCTGATGCTGCTGCAAAGCCCCGGCGTACTGGGGGCGGATATTGCTGTTGGCTCCATGCAGCGTTACGGCATGCCCATGGGGGCAGGGGGGCCGCATGCGGCCTACATGGCGGTGCGCGATGCTTTCCGCCGCAATATTCCCGGGCGTATCGTGGGTGTTTCCATCGATACGCGCGGCAAGCCCGCCTACCGCCTGGCACTGCAGACGCGTGAGCAGCATATCCGGCGCGAGAAGGCGACCTCGAACATCTGCACGGCGCAGGCGCTGCCCGCCATCGTCTCATCCATGTATGCGCTGTACCATGGGCCGGTAGGGCTGAAGGCCATTGCCGCCCGTGTGCACCGGCTGGCCTGTCTTCTGGCTGCTGGCCTGCGTGCGCTGGGTGCCGATGTGGTGACGCATGCGTTCTTTGACACCATTACACTCAACACTGGTGCGCAGACCGGTGCGGTTATGGCGCGCGCGCTGGCGGCAGGCATGAACCTGCGCCGCGTAGATGATGCGCATGTGGGTATAAGCCTTGATGAAACCACCACGCCTGAGATCGTACGGGCCATCTGGAGCAGCGTAAGCGGGGATGGCGCGCGTGTGGCGGCCATGGAATCCGGCCTTGCCGATGCGCCCGATGCCATTCCTGCCAGCCTTGCCCGCACGGGCGGCCTGCTGGCCCAGCCCATTTTCTCGGCCTGCCGGTCGGAAACCGACATGCTGCGCTACCTGCGCCGCCTGGCTGACCGTGATCTGGCGCTGGACCGCTCCATGATCCCGCTGGGTTCGTGTACCATGAAGCTCAACGCTACGGCGGAAATGCTGCCAATCACATGGCCCGAATTCTGCGACATCCACCCCTTCGCACCTGCTGACCAGATGCGCGGCTACGCCCGCCTGTTTGCCGATCTGGAGCGCATGTTGTGCCAGATCAGTGGGTATGATGCGGTCTCGCTCCAGCCCAATTCGGGTGCGCAGGGCGAATTCGCGGGGCTTATGGCCATTCGCGGCTACCACCGCGCGCGCGGTGAAGCGGGGCGCGATGTGTGCCTGATTCCGGCATCCGCCCATGGCACCAACCCGGCTTCCGCCCAGATGGCGGGCATGAAGGTGGTGGTTGTGGCATGCGATGCGCAGGGCAACGTGGATATGGCGGACCTGAAGGCCAAGGTCGCAAAACACGCCGACCAGCTTGCCGCGATCATGATCACCTATCCTTCCACCCACGGCGTGTTTGAAGAGAACGTACGCGAGATCTGTGAACAGGTTCACGCGGCAGGCGGGCAGGTTTACGTAGATGGCGCGAACCTGAACGCACAGGTCGGCCTTGCGCAGCCGGGCGTGTATGGCGGCGATGTCAGCCATTTCAACCTGCACAAGACCTTCTGCATTCCCCATGGCGGCGGCGGCCCCGGCATGGGGCCGATCGGGGTGGGGGCGCATTTGGCGCCCTACCTGCCGGGCGCGCCGCAACTGGGTGGGGCCAATGCTATTTCGGCCGCCCCTTTTGGCTCCGCCGATGTGCTGCCGATTTCGTGGATGTACATGGTCATGATGGGCGATGCGGGGCTGAAGCGCGCGACCGAAATCGCGATCCTGAACTCCAACTATATCGCCGCCCGCCTGTCGGATCATTACCCGGTGCTATACCGGGGGGCGAATGGGCGTGTGGCGCATGAATGCATCCTCGACCTGCGTCCGCTCAAGGATGCGACGGGCGTTACGGTGGATGATATTGCCAAGCGCCTGATCGACCATGGCTTCCATGCGCCCACCGTCAGCTTTCCGGTGGCAGGCACGTTCATGATCGAGCCCACGGAATCTGAAAGCCGGGCCGAACTGGACCGTTTCTGTGATGCCATGATCGCCATCCGCGTTGAAATCGCGGCAGTTGAAAATGGCGCGCTGGGCGTTGAGGACAGCCCCTTGCGCCACGCCCCCCACACTGTGCGTGACCTGACTGATGCGGACTGGGTGCGGGCTTATGACCGCGCGGTGGCCTGCCTGCCAGGCGGCATGAACCCGGCCAGCAAATACTGGTCGCCCGTCAACCGGCTTGATAACGCCTATGGGGACCGCAACCTTGTCTGTTCCTGCCCCGATATCAGCACCTATGCTGACTAG
- the ftsY gene encoding signal recognition particle-docking protein FtsY, with the protein MALGFFSRLKAGLSRSTQKLSGGITAVFTRRKLDDEALEELEDLLISADLGPNVAEKVIDSFRRAKFGKEVTDEEVRQALAEEIANILQPVAIPFEPDPKLKPHVVLVVGVNGTGKTTTIGKMARFYGEQGKKVMMVAGDTFRAAAVEQLQVWGERTGAPVIAGKPNADAAGLAFEALKRATAEGADLLLVDTAGRLHNKSALMEELAKIIRVMRKFDETAPHSVLLVLDATTGQNAVEQVRVFKELVNVTGLVVTKLDGSARGGIVVALADAFGLPVHLVGVGEQADDLRPFSAEAFARGLVGDSIKVIEREDIPAEGQEKGTELPQSEAEHP; encoded by the coding sequence ATGGCACTTGGTTTCTTCTCACGCCTCAAGGCGGGACTGTCGCGTTCCACCCAGAAACTCAGCGGTGGTATTACCGCCGTCTTCACCCGGCGCAAGCTGGATGATGAGGCGCTGGAGGAACTTGAGGATCTGCTGATCTCTGCCGACCTTGGCCCGAATGTAGCGGAAAAGGTGATTGATTCCTTCCGTCGCGCCAAATTCGGCAAGGAAGTCACGGACGAGGAAGTGCGTCAGGCATTGGCGGAAGAAATTGCCAATATCCTGCAACCCGTTGCCATTCCGTTTGAACCCGACCCCAAGCTCAAGCCACATGTGGTGCTGGTTGTTGGCGTGAACGGTACGGGCAAGACCACCACCATCGGCAAGATGGCCCGTTTTTATGGTGAGCAGGGCAAGAAGGTGATGATGGTTGCGGGCGATACCTTTCGTGCCGCCGCCGTTGAACAGTTGCAGGTCTGGGGCGAGCGCACGGGTGCGCCCGTGATCGCGGGTAAGCCCAATGCCGATGCGGCGGGTCTGGCGTTCGAGGCCCTCAAGCGCGCCACGGCGGAAGGTGCCGATCTGCTGCTGGTCGATACGGCGGGCCGCCTGCACAACAAGAGCGCCCTGATGGAGGAACTGGCCAAGATCATCCGCGTCATGCGCAAGTTTGATGAAACGGCACCCCATTCCGTGCTGCTGGTGCTGGACGCCACCACCGGGCAGAACGCGGTGGAGCAGGTGCGCGTGTTCAAGGAACTGGTCAACGTGACCGGACTGGTCGTGACCAAACTCGATGGCTCGGCGCGCGGCGGGATCGTGGTGGCGCTGGCCGATGCATTTGGCCTGCCGGTGCATCTTGTTGGCGTAGGTGAGCAGGCGGATGACCTGCGGCCGTTCTCCGCCGAGGCTTTTGCCAGGGGGCTGGTTGGCGACTCGATCAAGGTCATTGAGCGTGAGGACATTCCTGCCGAAGGGCAGGAGAAAGGTACCGAACTGCCCCAGTCCGAGGCAGAACACCCGTAA
- a CDS encoding FecCD family ABC transporter permease — MNLRAGLVGGLCGLGLLALIVVSACVGRFPLAVGQVFHVLLAPHTTGNGADMVRSILLGARLPRIGGAVCMGAALSVAGAAYQAVFRNPLVSPGLLGVLAGAGTGAALGIVWNLGHGGVAGLSFLGGLVAVGVGVGIAQVFDAASMMMLVFGGLISSALFTALLSLLKYVADPQNQLPDIVFWLLGSLTQVTPGALGVLAGPVAVGIVLLSACGRMLDGLAMGDEEARTLGIPVVALRYGVIGAATVLAALTVSVAGMIGWVGLVVPHVARLLVGPCNMRVLPVSACIGAMFLLVCDDLARTLSAEEIPVGLIADLLGVVVFIAVLPLLRRGWRA, encoded by the coding sequence GTGAACCTGCGCGCAGGTCTGGTAGGGGGGCTGTGTGGTCTTGGGCTGCTGGCACTGATCGTGGTGTCAGCCTGCGTGGGGCGGTTTCCGCTTGCCGTGGGGCAGGTGTTTCATGTGCTGCTGGCACCGCATACCACGGGTAATGGCGCGGACATGGTGCGGAGCATCCTGCTTGGCGCGCGTCTGCCGCGTATTGGCGGAGCGGTGTGCATGGGGGCCGCGCTGTCGGTGGCGGGGGCAGCGTATCAGGCCGTGTTCCGCAACCCGTTGGTCTCGCCCGGCCTACTCGGCGTGCTGGCGGGGGCGGGCACTGGTGCGGCGCTGGGCATTGTGTGGAATCTGGGGCATGGCGGCGTGGCCGGGCTGTCCTTCCTTGGCGGACTGGTGGCCGTAGGTGTGGGGGTCGGGATTGCACAGGTGTTTGATGCGGCTTCTATGATGATGCTGGTCTTTGGCGGGCTGATCAGTTCGGCGCTGTTCACGGCATTGCTGTCACTGCTCAAATACGTGGCAGACCCGCAGAACCAGTTGCCTGACATCGTATTCTGGCTGCTGGGCAGCCTTACGCAGGTTACACCGGGGGCGCTGGGCGTGCTGGCCGGGCCGGTTGCGGTCGGGATCGTGCTGCTATCCGCCTGCGGCCGGATGCTGGATGGGCTGGCCATGGGCGATGAGGAAGCCCGCACGCTTGGCATACCCGTTGTGGCGCTGCGTTATGGGGTGATTGGTGCCGCCACCGTGCTGGCGGCGCTGACCGTATCGGTTGCGGGCATGATTGGCTGGGTTGGCCTGGTGGTGCCGCATGTGGCGCGGCTGCTGGTGGGGCCGTGCAACATGCGGGTGCTGCCGGTCAGCGCGTGTATTGGCGCGATGTTCCTGCTGGTCTGCGATGATCTGGCGCGCACCCTCTCGGCCGAGGAAATCCCCGTGGGCCTGATTGCCGACCTGCTGGGGGTGGTGGTGTTCATTGCCGTACTGCCGCTGCTGCGCCGGGGGTGGCGGGCATGA
- a CDS encoding class I SAM-dependent methyltransferase, with translation MNDLHGFHPQSFTVASAESDTLFYSRMPAGPMLDQGAQTAITALYRTLLPEDGNILDLMAGPDSHLPADMEFGNVIGIGVNAQALDSNTRLTDRVVEDLNETPELPLADESMDAVLLCDVVPYLRQPVALLREVARVLQPGGLIVITFGTRFIAHKATALWQALDGTDRRRMLETLLARAGFGPVDYGTVTPAPEDMFWHDAVHAITARRPDSI, from the coding sequence ATGAATGACCTGCACGGGTTCCACCCGCAATCCTTCACTGTCGCTTCAGCGGAATCTGACACCCTGTTCTATTCCCGCATGCCTGCTGGCCCCATGCTGGACCAGGGGGCACAGACGGCCATAACCGCTCTGTACCGCACGCTACTGCCCGAGGATGGCAACATCCTTGACCTGATGGCAGGACCTGACAGCCACCTGCCGGCCGATATGGAATTTGGCAACGTGATCGGCATTGGCGTGAACGCGCAGGCGCTCGACAGCAATACCCGCCTGACCGACCGTGTGGTGGAAGACCTGAACGAGACCCCCGAACTGCCCCTGGCCGATGAAAGCATGGATGCCGTGCTATTGTGCGATGTGGTGCCCTACCTACGCCAGCCCGTGGCCCTTCTGCGCGAAGTAGCGCGCGTGCTGCAACCCGGCGGCCTGATTGTCATCACGTTTGGTACACGCTTCATCGCGCACAAGGCCACGGCCCTATGGCAGGCACTGGACGGGACGGACCGCCGCCGCATGCTTGAAACCCTGCTGGCACGCGCGGGTTTTGGCCCGGTGGACTATGGCACCGTCACCCCAGCACCCGAGGACATGTTCTGGCACGATGCGGTCCATGCGATAACGGCCCGCCGCCCGGACAGCATATAA